A single region of the Massilia sp. erpn genome encodes:
- a CDS encoding TonB-dependent siderophore receptor, translating to MQIMRCAIAGVLALLPAAARAAEQAVSQPMDKVQVTGSKLEQRRQETASTLLVGHEELMKQGDRSLAEALKRIPGISLGDGGGGKGSEIRMRGLGSGYVQILLNGMAVPNGFSLDSIAPDLIERVEVVQAASAELGTQGIAGTINIVLRKVASRPVQELKLTLGRQWQHLLPGLNGQISGKTDSYSYLLGLDLQRSVEDEPRMVDDIQYGRQGGLTHWRIRDEREINSANILNLSPRISWNLGEGETLTSQNFIGLTRRKVAISGQERLIAGDTGEYPDGGSVFRAKALMLRSDLHWQRELAAGGGTEYKLGIQHNPRRTEYDFGGHPSSPGLPLRRHVSADVNETGVTASGKYAARPNSGHALSAGWELAHLRRSQDRLENEFFATGAVRPVPDERFKGSSKRFAAYLQDEWDLSTAWAFSLGLRGELLETTVQDRQQQDISKRSPILSPILQAAYKPSAEHKWRAGIARTYKAPTMAQLFPRRFTIDANNSAVRPDIQGNPDLRPERAWGLDAGYERYVGKNGLLAASVFLRRIDDVILPLLVQEGTRWIATPTNQGQANVHGFTLEAKLPLASFMADAPPLALNANLTRNWSRVKHLPGPDNRLAQQQPVSANLGLEYSKGQLDLGADFNYQGGGRARIGIDTASVSPTSRELDVYGVWKLENGSRLRIGISNLLHRDQVSREEYLAQAFFREQVSTARSGALLRITYEFGKGKE from the coding sequence ATGCAGATCATGCGTTGCGCCATCGCCGGTGTGCTGGCCCTGTTGCCGGCCGCCGCGCGGGCCGCCGAACAAGCCGTCAGCCAGCCGATGGACAAAGTCCAGGTCACGGGCAGCAAGCTTGAACAGCGCCGTCAGGAAACCGCCAGCACCCTGCTGGTTGGCCATGAGGAGTTGATGAAACAAGGCGACCGCTCGCTGGCCGAGGCGCTGAAACGCATTCCCGGCATCAGCCTCGGCGACGGCGGCGGCGGCAAGGGCAGCGAGATCCGCATGCGGGGACTGGGCAGCGGCTATGTGCAGATTCTGCTGAATGGCATGGCCGTGCCGAACGGCTTTTCCCTCGACTCGATCGCGCCGGACCTGATCGAGCGTGTGGAGGTGGTGCAGGCCGCCAGCGCGGAACTGGGCACGCAGGGCATCGCCGGCACCATCAATATCGTGCTGCGCAAGGTGGCTTCGCGGCCGGTGCAGGAACTCAAGCTGACGCTGGGCCGGCAATGGCAGCACCTTCTGCCTGGCTTGAATGGCCAGATATCGGGCAAGACCGACAGTTATTCCTACCTGCTGGGACTGGACCTGCAGCGCTCCGTGGAGGATGAGCCGCGCATGGTGGACGATATCCAGTACGGCCGGCAAGGCGGCTTGACGCATTGGCGCATCCGTGACGAACGCGAAATCAATAGCGCCAATATCCTCAATCTGTCGCCCCGCATCAGCTGGAATCTCGGCGAAGGGGAAACGCTGACCTCGCAGAACTTCATCGGCCTCACGCGCCGCAAGGTGGCGATCTCCGGACAGGAGCGGCTGATCGCTGGCGACACCGGCGAGTATCCGGACGGCGGCAGCGTCTTTCGCGCCAAGGCCCTGATGTTGCGCAGCGACCTGCATTGGCAGCGCGAGCTGGCGGCAGGTGGCGGCACGGAATACAAGCTTGGCATCCAGCATAATCCACGTCGTACGGAATACGATTTTGGCGGCCATCCCAGCAGCCCGGGTCTGCCGCTGCGCCGCCACGTCAGCGCCGATGTGAACGAAACCGGCGTCACCGCCTCCGGCAAGTACGCGGCGCGGCCCAATAGCGGCCATGCGCTGAGCGCAGGCTGGGAGCTGGCACATCTCCGCCGCTCGCAAGACCGCCTTGAAAACGAATTCTTTGCTACGGGGGCGGTGAGACCGGTGCCGGATGAGCGCTTCAAGGGCAGCAGCAAGCGTTTCGCGGCCTACCTGCAGGATGAATGGGACTTGTCGACTGCATGGGCTTTTTCGCTTGGCCTGCGCGGCGAGCTGCTGGAAACCACGGTCCAGGACCGTCAGCAGCAGGACATCAGCAAGCGGTCGCCGATTTTGAGTCCTATCCTGCAGGCAGCCTACAAGCCATCGGCAGAGCATAAATGGCGTGCCGGCATCGCGCGCACCTACAAGGCGCCGACCATGGCGCAGCTGTTCCCGCGGCGCTTCACCATCGATGCCAACAACAGCGCCGTCCGGCCCGACATCCAGGGCAATCCCGACCTGCGCCCTGAACGCGCATGGGGGCTGGATGCGGGTTACGAACGCTATGTGGGCAAGAATGGCTTGCTGGCGGCCAGCGTATTCCTGCGCCGTATCGATGACGTGATCCTGCCCTTGCTGGTCCAGGAGGGGACGCGCTGGATCGCCACACCCACCAACCAGGGCCAGGCCAATGTGCATGGCTTCACGCTGGAAGCCAAGCTGCCGCTGGCCTCTTTCATGGCCGATGCGCCGCCCTTGGCCTTGAATGCCAATTTGACGCGCAACTGGTCGCGTGTGAAGCATCTGCCCGGTCCCGATAACCGCCTGGCCCAGCAACAGCCGGTCAGCGCCAATCTTGGACTCGAATACAGCAAGGGCCAGCTTGACCTTGGCGCCGATTTCAATTATCAAGGCGGCGGTAGGGCGCGGATCGGCATCGATACTGCCAGCGTGAGTCCTACCTCGCGGGAGCTGGACGTGTACGGCGTATGGAAACTGGAAAATGGCAGCCGCCTGCGGATCGGCATCAGCAACCTGCTGCACCGCGACCAGGTCTCGCGCGAAGAATATCTTGCGCAGGCATTTTTCCGCGAACAGGTCAGCACCGCGCGCAGCGGCGCACTGCTGCGCATCACCTACGAATTCGGTAAAGGCAAGGAATGA
- a CDS encoding acyltransferase: MVQASPLRNARIDLLRGVAIGCVLLLHFTLAYGLKDSPLGTLIPHKLLGAMVYNGNYGVTIFFVISGFLITSGVLQRWGSLGRIEMRSFYAYRAARILPPLLAALAIVVALGSIGVPHFSNTDGGNNLPASHFLLGAGSVLTFWHNVLMQSYGYFNYCLNVYWSLSVEEVFYLALPPACLVLRRNWLFVALCLLLVLYAPFYRAAHVDNEIYYMYAYQACFDAIAIGCLTALLVHRAPLPLQWRRPLRLGAAVGMVLVYLIGFGGHEVLGFSMIALFAALYLYTAAGDARPTLCAGGLGVLLRWAGRHSYELYLFHVIVLALMRNVLSKKELTYASRLPWFLLFLLLSGAVAWLVARYLAEPASRSIRAWADERGQSPAQAGELQGEMVDQKTGTGR, translated from the coding sequence ATGGTACAAGCAAGCCCGCTGCGCAATGCGCGTATCGACCTGCTGCGCGGCGTGGCGATCGGCTGCGTCCTGCTGCTGCACTTCACGCTGGCCTACGGCCTGAAAGACAGCCCGCTCGGCACTCTGATCCCGCACAAGCTGCTGGGTGCCATGGTCTATAACGGCAACTACGGCGTCACCATCTTCTTCGTGATTTCGGGTTTTCTCATCACCTCGGGCGTACTGCAGCGCTGGGGAAGCCTGGGCCGCATCGAGATGCGCAGCTTCTATGCCTATCGCGCGGCGCGCATCCTGCCGCCTTTGCTGGCGGCCCTCGCCATCGTCGTCGCGCTGGGCAGCATCGGCGTGCCGCATTTCAGCAATACCGACGGAGGAAACAATCTGCCCGCCTCGCATTTCCTGCTGGGCGCGGGTTCGGTGCTCACTTTCTGGCACAACGTCCTGATGCAGTCGTATGGCTATTTCAACTACTGCCTGAACGTGTACTGGTCGCTGTCGGTGGAGGAGGTGTTCTATCTGGCGCTTCCGCCGGCCTGCCTGGTCCTGCGCCGCAACTGGCTGTTCGTGGCCCTGTGCCTGCTGCTGGTGCTGTATGCGCCGTTCTACCGCGCCGCCCATGTCGATAACGAGATCTACTATATGTATGCCTACCAGGCTTGCTTTGACGCGATCGCCATCGGCTGCCTGACTGCCTTGCTGGTGCACCGCGCACCCTTGCCACTTCAGTGGCGGCGTCCGTTGCGTCTCGGCGCTGCTGTCGGCATGGTGCTTGTTTACCTGATCGGCTTCGGCGGACACGAGGTGCTGGGCTTCAGCATGATAGCCTTGTTCGCCGCGCTTTATCTGTACACGGCGGCCGGCGACGCCCGGCCAACGCTTTGCGCCGGCGGCCTGGGCGTGCTGCTGCGCTGGGCCGGACGGCATAGCTACGAGCTGTATCTCTTCCACGTCATCGTGCTGGCCCTGATGCGCAATGTGCTGAGCAAAAAGGAACTGACGTATGCCAGCCGCCTGCCGTGGTTCCTGCTGTTTCTGCTGCTCAGTGGCGCAGTGGCGTGGCTGGTTGCACGCTATCTGGCGGAACCGGCCAGCCGCAGCATCCGTGCCTGGGCCGATGAACGCGGCCAATCACCAGCGCAGGCTGGAGAACTGCAGGGCGAAATGGTCGATCAGAAGACGGGTACGGGCCGGTAG
- a CDS encoding LysR family transcriptional regulator, whose translation MESLDDYLNFIAIVDAGSLTAAARNSGRSLQSVSRSLATLEAALGAQLIQRTTRKLHTTPAGAAFHERMRLVLADIAAARAEVRSETRVVSGSLRVGGPALFGSTYLAGMAASFMQRWPEVKIDLVLGDRHADLVADKLDLAIRLGALPDSSLHARPLGNLRRVFFASPSWLRTHGQPETPEALANLPCVVRTIGRDSNRWPYILDGEVRHVRVAGAFRANDAAACNEAVACGAGAGMAPYWQVRRLLDEGRVTLMLANYEPPPIPVQAVWHASARLPARTRLLIDHFALQFSSLRW comes from the coding sequence ATGGAAAGTCTGGACGATTATCTGAACTTCATCGCCATCGTCGATGCCGGCTCGCTGACGGCGGCGGCGCGCAATAGCGGGCGTTCGCTGCAATCGGTCAGCCGCTCCCTGGCCACGCTGGAAGCCGCCCTGGGCGCGCAGCTGATCCAGCGCACCACGCGCAAACTGCACACCACGCCGGCCGGCGCCGCCTTTCATGAGCGCATGCGGCTGGTCCTGGCCGATATCGCCGCCGCCCGCGCCGAAGTGCGCAGCGAAACCCGGGTGGTCAGCGGCAGCCTGCGCGTCGGCGGCCCGGCGCTGTTCGGCTCCACCTATCTGGCCGGCATGGCGGCCAGCTTCATGCAGCGCTGGCCCGAAGTGAAAATCGATCTGGTACTGGGCGACCGCCATGCCGACCTGGTGGCCGACAAGCTCGATCTGGCGATTCGGCTGGGCGCCCTGCCCGACTCCTCGCTGCATGCGCGCCCGCTGGGCAATCTGCGGCGCGTCTTCTTCGCCAGCCCTTCCTGGCTGCGCACGCACGGCCAGCCCGAAACGCCGGAAGCGCTGGCAAACCTGCCCTGCGTGGTGCGCACCATCGGCCGCGATAGCAACCGCTGGCCTTATATACTCGATGGCGAAGTCCGGCATGTGCGGGTGGCGGGCGCTTTCCGCGCCAACGACGCCGCAGCCTGCAACGAGGCGGTGGCTTGCGGCGCGGGCGCCGGCATGGCACCCTACTGGCAGGTACGCCGCCTGCTCGACGAAGGCAGGGTAACGCTGATGCTGGCCAACTACGAGCCGCCGCCAATACCGGTGCAGGCGGTCTGGCATGCCAGCGCGCGGCTACCGGCCCGTACCCGTCTTCTGATCGACCATTTCGCCCTGCAGTTCTCCAGCCTGCGCTGGTGA
- a CDS encoding PhzF family isomerase yields MNPKTSPATVRLVHIDSFTRTPFRGNPAGVVLDADGLSGQQMQDIARELRHSETAFVLKPHGPDHDLHIRYFTPSVEVPVCGHATIAAHYARACQLGLPATSLVQKTGAGLQRIDIQRHEDDYRIVMHQGPISFGAPFDAAQRQRMVLALGIGAADLEENRPVQIVSTGHSKVLLPLRPDFELEELRPDAAALSAISRDIGCNGFYPFVVRDDGSTEGRMFAPAIGIAEDPVTGNANGPLGAYIVRYGLLPHDGRRLCFDGHQGRALRRDGVVRVMVEIDAGEAIRVAIAGDAVQLFAADLRVD; encoded by the coding sequence ATGAATCCGAAAACTTCCCCCGCCACAGTGCGCCTGGTCCATATCGACTCCTTCACCCGCACCCCATTCCGGGGCAACCCGGCCGGCGTGGTGCTCGACGCGGACGGCCTTTCCGGCCAGCAGATGCAGGATATTGCACGCGAGCTGCGCCATTCCGAGACCGCCTTCGTGCTCAAGCCCCACGGCCCGGACCACGACCTGCATATCCGCTACTTCACGCCTTCGGTCGAGGTGCCGGTGTGCGGCCACGCGACCATTGCGGCCCACTATGCGCGGGCCTGCCAGCTTGGCCTTCCCGCCACCAGCCTGGTGCAGAAAACCGGCGCCGGTCTGCAGCGCATCGATATCCAGCGGCATGAAGACGACTACCGCATCGTCATGCACCAAGGCCCGATTTCCTTTGGCGCCCCCTTCGATGCGGCGCAACGGCAGCGCATGGTGCTGGCGCTGGGTATCGGCGCCGCCGATCTGGAAGAGAATCGGCCGGTGCAAATCGTCTCCACCGGCCACTCCAAGGTGCTGCTGCCGCTGCGGCCTGATTTCGAGCTGGAAGAGTTGCGCCCGGACGCCGCCGCCCTGAGCGCGATCAGCCGCGATATCGGCTGCAACGGCTTCTACCCCTTCGTAGTGCGGGACGACGGGAGCACCGAGGGCCGCATGTTCGCCCCCGCCATCGGCATCGCCGAAGACCCGGTCACAGGCAATGCCAACGGCCCCTTGGGCGCGTATATCGTGCGCTACGGCCTGCTGCCGCATGACGGACGCCGCCTGTGCTTCGACGGCCACCAGGGCCGGGCCCTGCGCCGCGACGGCGTGGTGCGGGTGATGGTGGAGATAGACGCTGGCGAAGCTATCCGCGTTGCCATCGCGGGCGACGCGGTGCAGTTGTTTGCGGCCGATCTGCGCGTGGACTAA
- a CDS encoding ATP-binding protein has protein sequence MTSLRRHFRNLALQRKLLLVSVLTTFAALLAALLALASYDVVVARPRLVQDLAARMELLSLNLDVDLNFGDRNAATRTLEALRSSRDIDSACLFDAGHQVFAQYARRGAGNAQLRCTWPEQAGMGHRFHGDSLTMMAAVRFERDVVGYLQVDYALPPLAERLRQYALVLAVVLLTLLIGSLLYSLSLRRLVTQPLLALSRVADRVTREQRYDLRAPLGSDDEVGRLALAFNTMLATTAERNSALRRSQSLLHNIVEKSSAIIYVKDLEGRYLLVNERFRMILPPGANDPLGHFDYEVFAPEVASSFRVNDLAVIESGHAYTYEETAPDSAGQIRTYVSEKFPLIDEHGQTWAMGGVSTDISDRKKSELELIQYRNHLEELVQVRTAQMMEANRDLAESLETLRRAQDELVRSEKLAALGSLVAGVAHELNTPIGNSLLAVSTLIDQTTQFQKQCAQGIKRSTLEAYITDVNGGGQIVLRNLHRAVDLVASFKQVAVDRATSQCREFRLCDLAGEILLVLMPTFKNSGILVRQDVPQTILMHSYPGPFGQVLINLVNNSLMHAFEGRREGEIWISASMAEEEWVEVTVRDNGAGIAPENMSRIYDPFFTTKLGRGGSGLGLNIVYNIVYGVLGGKIEVRSELGQGTSFIMTLPTRV, from the coding sequence ATGACCAGCCTGCGCCGCCATTTCCGCAACCTGGCCTTGCAGCGCAAGCTGCTGCTGGTTTCGGTGCTGACCACCTTCGCAGCCCTGCTGGCCGCCCTGCTCGCCCTGGCCTCCTACGACGTGGTGGTGGCGCGTCCGCGCCTGGTGCAGGATCTGGCGGCGCGCATGGAGCTGCTGTCGCTGAATCTGGATGTGGACTTGAACTTCGGCGACCGCAACGCCGCCACGCGCACCCTGGAAGCGCTGCGCAGCAGCCGCGATATCGACAGCGCCTGCCTGTTCGACGCCGGCCACCAGGTCTTTGCCCAGTATGCGCGCCGGGGCGCGGGCAATGCCCAGCTGCGCTGCACCTGGCCGGAGCAGGCAGGCATGGGCCACCGCTTCCACGGCGATTCGCTGACCATGATGGCAGCGGTGCGCTTCGAGCGCGACGTAGTCGGCTATCTGCAGGTCGACTACGCCTTGCCGCCGCTGGCGGAAAGGCTGCGCCAGTATGCGCTGGTGCTGGCCGTGGTGCTGCTGACGCTCCTGATCGGCAGCCTGCTGTATTCCCTCAGCCTGCGCCGCCTGGTGACCCAGCCCCTGCTCGCGCTCTCGCGCGTGGCCGACCGCGTCACGCGCGAGCAGCGCTACGACCTGCGCGCGCCGCTCGGCAGCGACGACGAGGTGGGCCGCCTGGCGCTCGCCTTCAACACCATGCTGGCGACGACGGCCGAACGCAACTCGGCCCTGCGGCGCAGCCAGTCGCTGCTGCACAATATCGTGGAAAAATCCTCGGCCATCATTTATGTGAAGGATCTGGAGGGGCGCTACCTGCTGGTGAACGAGCGTTTCCGCATGATCCTGCCGCCCGGCGCCAACGATCCGCTCGGCCATTTCGACTACGAAGTGTTTGCGCCCGAAGTGGCAAGCAGCTTCCGCGTCAACGACCTGGCGGTGATCGAATCCGGCCACGCCTACACCTACGAGGAAACGGCACCCGACAGCGCGGGCCAGATCCGCACCTATGTCTCCGAAAAATTCCCGCTGATCGACGAGCATGGCCAGACCTGGGCCATGGGCGGCGTTTCCACCGACATCTCGGACCGCAAGAAGAGCGAGCTGGAACTGATCCAGTACCGCAACCACCTGGAAGAGCTGGTGCAGGTGCGCACCGCGCAAATGATGGAAGCCAACCGCGACCTGGCCGAATCGCTGGAAACCCTGCGCCGCGCCCAGGATGAACTGGTGCGCAGCGAGAAGCTGGCAGCATTGGGATCGCTGGTGGCAGGCGTGGCGCATGAGCTGAACACCCCCATCGGCAACAGCCTGCTGGCGGTCAGCACCCTGATCGACCAGACCACGCAATTCCAGAAGCAATGCGCGCAAGGCATCAAGCGCTCGACGCTGGAAGCCTATATCACCGATGTGAACGGCGGCGGCCAGATCGTGCTGCGCAATCTGCACCGGGCGGTGGACCTGGTGGCCAGCTTCAAGCAGGTGGCGGTGGACCGCGCCACCTCGCAATGCCGCGAGTTCCGCCTGTGCGACCTGGCGGGCGAAATCCTGCTGGTGCTGATGCCGACCTTTAAGAATTCCGGCATCCTGGTGCGGCAGGACGTGCCGCAAACCATTCTGATGCACAGCTATCCCGGCCCCTTCGGCCAGGTGCTGATCAATCTCGTCAACAATAGCCTGATGCACGCCTTCGAGGGACGGCGCGAAGGCGAAATCTGGATCAGCGCCAGCATGGCCGAGGAAGAGTGGGTGGAAGTGACGGTGCGCGACAACGGCGCCGGCATCGCGCCGGAAAATATGAGCCGCATCTACGATCCCTTCTTCACCACCAAGCTGGGTCGGGGCGGCTCGGGCCTGGGCCTGAACATCGTCTACAACATCGTCTACGGCGTCCTGGGCGGCAAGATCGAGGTACGCAGCGAACTGGGACAAGGCACCAGCTTTATCATGACCTTGCCGACCCGCGTTTAG
- a CDS encoding YfiR family protein, whose amino-acid sequence MTTRRQTPWRLRYWASSLLAALSASLPAGLPAEETALPEQQIKAAYILNFTRYASWPGAALADPRAPLVICLMGQGASDIARQLQNRAAGGRPLELRTPARIEDTGECHALYLGQGERQRQSALLARLRDQAVLTIGDSSSFLADGGIINMMLVEGSIRFEVNLAAAKRSGMSLNPRVLALAERVLGGAPK is encoded by the coding sequence ATGACGACGCGACGGCAAACGCCTTGGCGCCTGCGCTATTGGGCGAGCAGTCTGCTGGCCGCCCTGTCCGCGTCGCTCCCGGCCGGGCTCCCGGCCGAAGAAACGGCCCTGCCGGAGCAGCAGATCAAGGCCGCCTATATCCTCAACTTCACCCGCTATGCCAGCTGGCCGGGCGCCGCGCTGGCCGATCCGCGCGCGCCGCTGGTGATCTGCCTGATGGGCCAGGGCGCGTCCGACATCGCACGCCAGCTGCAGAACCGCGCCGCCGGCGGGCGGCCGCTGGAACTGCGCACGCCGGCTCGCATCGAGGATACCGGCGAATGCCATGCCCTCTACCTGGGCCAGGGCGAACGCCAGCGCCAGAGCGCCCTGCTGGCACGCCTGCGCGACCAGGCCGTGCTGACCATCGGCGACTCGTCCTCCTTCCTGGCCGACGGCGGCATCATCAATATGATGCTGGTGGAAGGCAGCATCCGCTTCGAGGTCAATCTGGCGGCGGCCAAGCGTTCGGGCATGAGCCTGAATCCGCGCGTATTGGCGCTGGCTGAGCGGGTGCTGGGAGGCGCGCCGAAATGA
- a CDS encoding TonB-dependent siderophore receptor — protein sequence MAKSTERRPRERRRREGRAALLLAILALPGAARSAETQDESVFELSLEQLRSVKVLTATKTPVAVHATPAIVTLLTADDIARYGYQTLAEALSHMAGFVESDDRLNHSFGVRGISAGAQSAGRGIKILLDGQPIAFRSTQQQWTGEEFIPMNMVERIEVVRGPVSVLYGADALLGAVNVITRRGSSGQRLAASYERGHAGRHAALLSGSGSLQGEGSWLSWGVQAGSAERGNLDLPRISPDYRRFASRAFAPDDASRPRSLYLRGGWRGERDDLTASAFWQKQDSDHVFSSLNPLLRPPSHSALQQGFVRVAYSRKLDERNTVRASLSYGEGKPANGDRVQTGATDYYLLRDFGYKALDGSIEWLWQPRDNSSLLLGADLLRDRETLESFRRRSLADGSDFQLSQPGERRLRNTGFYLQWQFPLFGKWQAIAGGRRDRHSVFSSQQSWRAGVVGELPRGWGLKLLGGTAFQAPSSELLYRTSVQPGDVRGNPDLAPQKARTVELQLSTPAAPHWNAALTLYRTSVSDLVTLEQAFFNLVARNSSSSTVKGAELELRYQWSWLNAYANFSHASTQRGVNRYTLTPLAQRPDGELFPRNSANLGLSAGLFGQQLVLSADNRYVGSRPAATANVLLANQDYRLGSYWDTTLGVRWNLSLHSHLRLQVRDLWNSRYVDPGVGGIDYPSLGRRYAIQYEYRF from the coding sequence GTGGCGAAAAGCACAGAACGCAGACCTAGGGAGAGGCGCCGCCGCGAAGGACGGGCGGCGCTGCTGCTGGCAATCCTGGCCCTGCCCGGCGCCGCCCGCAGCGCCGAAACCCAGGATGAATCTGTGTTCGAGCTGAGCCTGGAACAACTGCGCTCGGTCAAGGTGCTGACCGCCACCAAGACCCCGGTCGCCGTGCACGCCACGCCCGCCATCGTCACCTTGCTGACGGCCGACGATATCGCGCGCTACGGCTACCAGACCCTGGCCGAAGCCCTGTCCCATATGGCCGGCTTTGTCGAGAGCGACGACCGCCTCAATCACAGCTTCGGCGTGCGCGGCATTAGCGCCGGCGCGCAATCGGCGGGACGCGGCATCAAGATTCTGCTCGACGGCCAGCCCATCGCCTTTCGCAGCACCCAGCAGCAATGGACCGGTGAGGAATTCATCCCCATGAATATGGTGGAGCGGATCGAGGTGGTGCGCGGCCCGGTTTCGGTGCTGTACGGCGCCGATGCGCTGCTGGGCGCCGTCAATGTGATCACGCGGCGCGGCAGCAGCGGCCAGCGCCTCGCCGCCAGCTATGAGCGTGGACACGCAGGACGCCATGCGGCGCTGCTATCCGGCAGCGGCAGCCTGCAGGGCGAAGGTTCCTGGCTGTCCTGGGGCGTGCAGGCGGGGAGCGCGGAGCGCGGCAATCTGGACCTGCCGCGCATCTCGCCCGACTATCGCCGCTTCGCCAGCCGCGCCTTCGCGCCGGACGACGCGTCCAGGCCGCGCAGCCTGTATCTGCGCGGCGGCTGGCGAGGCGAGCGCGACGACCTGACGGCCAGCGCCTTCTGGCAGAAGCAGGATAGCGACCACGTTTTCTCCAGCCTCAATCCCTTACTGCGTCCGCCCAGCCATAGCGCCCTGCAGCAGGGCTTTGTACGCGTGGCCTACAGCCGCAAACTGGACGAGCGCAATACCGTGCGCGCCAGCCTGAGTTATGGCGAAGGCAAGCCGGCCAACGGCGACCGCGTGCAGACCGGCGCCACCGATTACTATCTGCTGCGCGACTTCGGCTACAAGGCGCTGGACGGCAGCATCGAATGGCTTTGGCAGCCGCGCGATAACAGCAGCCTGCTGTTGGGCGCCGACCTGCTGCGCGACCGCGAAACGCTGGAATCCTTCCGCCGCCGCAGTCTGGCCGACGGCAGCGATTTTCAATTGAGCCAGCCGGGCGAACGCCGTCTGCGCAATACGGGCTTTTACCTGCAATGGCAGTTTCCGCTGTTCGGCAAGTGGCAGGCCATTGCGGGCGGACGGCGCGACCGCCATTCGGTGTTCAGCAGTCAGCAGTCCTGGCGCGCTGGCGTGGTGGGCGAGCTGCCGCGGGGCTGGGGCTTGAAGCTGCTGGGTGGCACGGCGTTTCAGGCGCCGTCGTCGGAGCTGCTGTACCGCACCTCGGTGCAACCGGGCGATGTGCGCGGCAACCCGGACCTGGCGCCGCAAAAGGCGCGCACGGTGGAGCTGCAACTGAGCACGCCGGCGGCACCGCACTGGAATGCGGCGCTGACCTTGTACCGCACCAGCGTGTCCGATCTGGTCACGCTGGAGCAGGCCTTCTTCAATCTGGTGGCGCGCAACAGCAGCTCCAGCACAGTCAAGGGGGCGGAACTGGAGCTGCGCTATCAATGGTCCTGGCTGAACGCCTACGCCAATTTCAGCCACGCCAGCACGCAGCGCGGCGTAAACCGCTACACCCTGACGCCGCTGGCCCAGCGTCCGGACGGCGAGCTGTTCCCGCGCAACAGCGCCAACCTGGGACTGAGCGCCGGCCTGTTCGGCCAGCAGCTGGTGCTCAGCGCCGACAACCGTTATGTGGGGTCGCGTCCTGCCGCCACTGCCAATGTGCTGCTGGCCAACCAGGACTACCGGCTGGGCAGTTACTGGGACACCACGCTGGGCGTGCGCTGGAATCTGAGCCTGCATTCCCATCTGCGCCTGCAGGTACGCGATCTCTGGAACAGCCGCTACGTCGATCCGGGCGTCGGCGGCATCGACTATCCTTCGCTGGGACGCCGCTATGCCATCCAATACGAATACCGCTTCTAG